A region of the Myxococcus stipitatus DSM 14675 genome:
CCAGGACATCATCCAGCCGGCGAAGCTGTCCGCGGAGCTGGGCTTCGCGGTGTGCGCGCAGTGCCACGGCCCGCGCCGCCCCCTCTTCCCCATCCTGGACGGCGCGCACCGCTTCCAGCCCGGCCAGCGCTACGAGGACTTCTACCAGCCCATCGTCCTCTTCGTCGGCACCGAGCGCTCCGGCGACTACTTCACCGACGGACGCCCCAGCACCTCCAGCTTCGAGTACCAGGCCCTCATCCAGTCCCGCTGCCACACGCAGGGCGGCGCCACCTGCCTCACCTGCCACACCGCGCCGCACGACCCGCAGGCGCCCAACGAGCTGCACCTCCCCGACAAGCCCTCCGCCACCGTCTCCGCGGGCTCCGCCACGTGCCAGCAGTGCCACGCGGACCTCTTCGCCGCGGGCTCGCGCCACACGCGGCACCGCGCGCGCGAGGCGCAGGACTGCGTGGCCTGCCACCTGCCGCCCGTCGTCTCCGGCGTGCTGGACAAGTTCGCGGACCACGCGATGGACGTGCCCGCGCCCCAGAACACCTCGCGCCACGGCATCCCCAACGCCTGCAACGCCTGTCACACGAAAGAGACGCCGGAGGCCATGACGAAGGCCCTGGCGAAGGGGTGGCCCAAGGCCGCGAAGCGGCAGGAGCGGCGTCTGCGATTGGCGGATGCCTTCGACGAGAAGACGGCGAGCACCGCCCGCCCCGCGCTGGAGGCCGTGCTCGCGGACACGCACGAGGTGCCGTCGTTGAGGGGCGCCGCGGCCAGGCTGCTCGCCCAGCGCCACAAGGCCGAGGCGGTGGCGGCCCTGCACACCGCGCTGAAGGGGACGCGGGACAGCCGGCTGCGCCTGGACCTCATCGAGTCGTTGGGCCTCGCGGGCGGTGGCAAGGACGCGAGCGAGGATCTGGCGGCGCTGCTCCAGGATGGCTCCACGTGGGTGCGTCAGGCCTCCGCGCTGACGCTCGCGAGCGTGGGGGATGCGCGAGGTGTCTCGGCCCTGGAGCAGCTCGCCTCGCGGCCGGAGACGTCTTCGTTGGTCCAGCCGCACATCCTGCTCGCGCAGCTGGCGGTGCGGCGCAAGGACCTGGCCACCGCGGCGCGGGAGTACGAGCGCGCGCTGGACCTGCAGCCCTACAACGTCGACGCCCTCATCCGACTGGCCGACATCTACGTCGTCCAGGGGAACGTGAAGCAGGGCCAGGAGCGACTGTCGGAAGCGCTGCGCTTCGACCCACAGAGCCGCGCGGCCCGCCAGCGTCTGTCCATGCTCAAACAGGGCCGCTGAACACCCTCCTCGGACTCCATCCACTGTTGAGCAGGCAAGCGCCGCGTCTGTCCAACAGGCGCGCCCCGGCCCCAGGGTACGTAGCCGGTATCGGGTGACTCCCCTACCTCAGGGCACCCGTTATGAACGCCCTGCTGCTCGCCCTCCTGCTCTCGCACCTCGGCCCACGGCCGGAGGTGTTGCTCGGCGCGACGCCCGCGGCTCGAGCCCGCGGCAAGCCCACCGTGCGCAAGGTGAAGGCCACCCAGGCCCCACCCGACACGCCGCCTGACGCCCGCGCGAAGCCGCCCCAGGGACTGCCTCCGGAGGGCGCCGAGGACCAGGCCCCGTCCGGGCCTCCCACGCCCGAGGTCTCCGACCCGCTGCTCACGCCCGTGCCTCCCGCGCCCATCCAGATGCGCTCCTGGGATGAGGCCCTGGAGCTGGTGCGCCAGCGCTCCACGGACCTGAGCACGGCGCAGGCGCAGGTGGAGTCCGCGGGAGGACAGGCGCGCGTCGCGCTGGCGGGCCTGCTGCCCAGCCTCAACGGCACCGTGCTCACGCAGCTGAACATCCTGGACACCGACAACACGTCGCTCTTCTTCGGAGGAGGCAGCGGAGGAGGTGGAGGCCTCGGCGGCGGGACGACGGGCTTCCAGACCTCGGACCCGCCCGTGACGGGGGGGAGCGACACCCAGACGCCCACCAAGCCGCCCGTGGCGGGACTGCTCACGGCCTCGGTGGCGCTCTTCAACTACCAGGCCATCACCACGCTGCGCACCGCGCGCGAGGGCCAGCGCACCGCGACGTTGTCCCTGGCGGAGACGCGCCGGCAGCTGAGCCTCGCGCTCGCCCGGGCCCTGGTCTCCGTCGCCGCGCAGGAGCGGCTGGCCGAGGTCAACCGCGTCAACCTGCGCTCGGCGCTGGAGCGGCTCGCCCTCGCGCAGCGGCGGCTGGAGCTGGGCGCGGGCACGCGGCTGGACGTGGTGCGCGTGCAGCAGGACGCGGAGACGGCGCGCGCGCTGGTCGTCGTGGGAGACGAGGACCTGCGCAAGGCACGCGAGGCCCTGGGGTTGGCGCTGGGCACGCCCGAGGCGGTGGGGCTCGCGCCTGGGGTGCGCGTGGAGTCGCTGATGCAGCGGGCACAGAAGGACTGCCGCACGCTGGAGAACCTGGAAGGGCGCTCCGACCTGGCCGCGGCGCGCTCGCGCATCACCGTGGCCGAGCGACAGATTTCGTCGGTGAAGGCGCAGTACGTGCCTTCGCTCTCGCTGAGCAGCACCACCGTGGCCCTCACGGTGAAGGAGGACGCGGTGAACGTGCCCTTCTGGAACATCGGCGCCACGCTGAGCCTGCCCTTCTGGGATGGCGGCGTGCGCGAGGGCCTGCTCCGGCAGTCGCGCGCGCAGGCGACCTCGGCGCGGCAGCAGTCGCTGGCGCTGGAGCGCTCGGTCACCATCGAGGTGGCGCAGGCGCGGCGCGGGGTGAAGGTGGCGCAGGACTCGCGCGACATCTCCTCGCGCGAGCAGAAGCTGGCCGAGGAGAACGACCGGCTGACCCGGCGCAGCTTCGAGGT
Encoded here:
- a CDS encoding HEAT repeat domain-containing protein, whose product is MRPVRPALLALVFFALLGTAAGVTLALRGRGDEPPPPVASAPTPKAPPTLAKENVSSLRAAQVGAKACGECHEDQHAGWSKDWHARALSPATSAFVVGDYTPGTHFKGDSSEAWMRREGDDHFMRTKGADGQLSEFPVRWVVGGKRMQDPVTVLSDGRWQVLPVYFHVTGQGEWVDYSETKQGALTPEHPFFWANFRRSAQHACLDCHVTGLDARYDRATRTWSTRFTDAGVGCESCHGPGAKHADTQAPQDIIQPAKLSAELGFAVCAQCHGPRRPLFPILDGAHRFQPGQRYEDFYQPIVLFVGTERSGDYFTDGRPSTSSFEYQALIQSRCHTQGGATCLTCHTAPHDPQAPNELHLPDKPSATVSAGSATCQQCHADLFAAGSRHTRHRAREAQDCVACHLPPVVSGVLDKFADHAMDVPAPQNTSRHGIPNACNACHTKETPEAMTKALAKGWPKAAKRQERRLRLADAFDEKTASTARPALEAVLADTHEVPSLRGAAARLLAQRHKAEAVAALHTALKGTRDSRLRLDLIESLGLAGGGKDASEDLAALLQDGSTWVRQASALTLASVGDARGVSALEQLASRPETSSLVQPHILLAQLAVRRKDLATAAREYERALDLQPYNVDALIRLADIYVVQGNVKQGQERLSEALRFDPQSRAARQRLSMLKQGR
- a CDS encoding TolC family protein, with amino-acid sequence MNALLLALLLSHLGPRPEVLLGATPAARARGKPTVRKVKATQAPPDTPPDARAKPPQGLPPEGAEDQAPSGPPTPEVSDPLLTPVPPAPIQMRSWDEALELVRQRSTDLSTAQAQVESAGGQARVALAGLLPSLNGTVLTQLNILDTDNTSLFFGGGSGGGGGLGGGTTGFQTSDPPVTGGSDTQTPTKPPVAGLLTASVALFNYQAITTLRTAREGQRTATLSLAETRRQLSLALARALVSVAAQERLAEVNRVNLRSALERLALAQRRLELGAGTRLDVVRVQQDAETARALVVVGDEDLRKAREALGLALGTPEAVGLAPGVRVESLMQRAQKDCRTLENLEGRSDLAAARSRITVAERQISSVKAQYVPSLSLSSTTVALTVKEDAVNVPFWNIGATLSLPFWDGGVREGLLRQSRAQATSARQQSLALERSVTIEVAQARRGVKVAQDSRDISSREQKLAEENDRLTRRSFEVGTGTSLELIQTAAALRQAELALVVREFQLERAKVEAFLAEAACDW